One Salvia splendens isolate huo1 chromosome 1, SspV2, whole genome shotgun sequence genomic window, AGGTCGTAAATTAAGGATTGAGTAATTAGTGtaatttaaattagtatttcaAGTGTAACAAGGGGACTAGGGACACTTAGTTAATCTAATATGTCTTAATTAAATACCCTAATTCttacttaaaatataaatagtgcaACTAGTTTGGGACAGGCCGAAAAAAACCAAGTAGCATGGGAAGGAGGTAGTAccacttttgtcatttttgattgtcccataaaaatagcaATTTCGATTTTAGGCAATTTCGATTTTGGTTGTCCCTCCAACTAAACTCACCACCCCGAGAGGCGTAGGCGGCCGGGGTGGCGATGGTGGTGGCCACGTGGAAGGCGGCGTAGGCCCAGCTTTGGATGATTGCATTTGCAGTTGTTCATCTTTGTCGGTGGTTTGAGTTTGAGAGCTCTCCTCCGCCATTAGAGAAGAAATTCAGTTCAAATCTCaatgaaagaaaattaaaaatttaaggcAAATTTATACTTTAACTAACTTTTTTTGACGTATAACTAAATAAGTCAAAATAGGTGATTCATTTTCTAATGAAATAGTAACTTTGAATGTTGACTATTGAGTGAAAGATGGTTGAGACAGATTTATCAagtaaacacaaaaaatgattGTATcttaaacttttgaaatgtATCAATTTTTTCAGATTATGTCAAGTTTATCTAACTTAATTGATTAAATCATTTAGAAATaagtatttaaaaataaaatgatatattttcttACCCTATATTTGTCAATATAAATTCTATAGTAGTTTATTTATTAACCTATCATGTTACGATTCCGCCAAACTATTAAATggcattaaaattaaattttaattagtgGTTCTAAAAATTACTCTTAAAATTTAAATCGACGCCCAAAAAAGCTGCATAATTCTCCCGGCGATCGATCCAGTCATCTCTGCTCCGATTCTTCTCTCACGTCTATTCCATTTCTAACCCTAAACGCGTAGACCAGATATAGAAGGTGGAATTCTCAGTTTTGTTATCATGGTTTACATTGAATCGTGGGATGATTTCGTTGAAAAGTCCGTCCAATTGTTCCGATCCGATCCCGAAAAAGTATTTCTCTTCAACTCAGCTTCGCCGCATAATTTTGATTCGATGATATCTAACTGACTGCTATCGCTTTGCTGGCCGCGCAGACTCGTTATGCCATGAAATACAGGCATTGTGATGGCAAATTGGTTCTCAAAGTCACCGATGATAGAGAGGTGAAGTTTCATACTACTTGACATTTATGTTTGTTTTCGAAATTCTGGATGGCGAATGTTAGAATGTTTAGCTGTTGATAGTTAGTCGaatttttaattcgaattagTGAGAGAATTTTCATGCCTTTGCTTCTGGAGTTTTTTAATATAGTGCTTTGATGTTAAGTATGCTCAAGCCCTTGAATTGAATGCTTCCTTGTGTTATACTAGTATATTACTTACTACTGATTATCATGCGATGTCTATCTCTTTGAGAGTGATGAAGCTACTCTTGAAGATGTATTTATTGATGAAGATGTTTAGGGAAGTTTCTATTGGTATGGAAAAGTTTTAGCATCACTATTTTTCAGTTAATGTCGCTCACAGAAGTTTTTTTGGGGTGTTGCACGCATAAGTAAAAGTGCAACTTCAACCAGTTTGTCAATTGTTACGTTTCCGGTTTAAAAGAATTTCAAATATGTTGAGCAATGTCCTTAGAAAGTCAAAATGTAGTTGGTATATTGAATGTTGAACTTTGTTATAAAATGTGACTGACCTTTTGGTTATTTGCAATCAGTAAAATTgtttctttttccatttttttgtgCATTGAAGTTTCCGATCAACCCTGCGAGCAAAATGCAACTTGATTCTTGGTGGTTTCATGATTGGCTAACTGGTACCTGTACATTTAGACTTTCTATTCATTGTTCACACTAGAAGTGTCCTCTGACAGGGGTCAGGTGAACCTCAGCTGCAGGCTGCAGGATGCCAAAATTGTGTTGGTTATGACATTCCAGTGTTAGTTTGCCCCTAATCTATCATGCTGATAGAATAAGAGTTCAGTCATAAGGGATGGAAGAGTATTGgctgattttattttatcagtTGCTAACTTATTTGATCAAgttattagttttattttctttgagggTCCTTTTGTAGGTGTTTAACTTTCACAGCGACATGGCATATTACTTGCACTCTTGAGTTTCCATTTATGAGCACTAGATTGTGACCCTAATAGGACAGGATGCTTATGATGTTAATATTTGGAGTACGGATGTACTGTATTATTTTGAGTGGGTCCTTACTTTATCTCAAATTTACTCATCCCTACTTAAACCATCCACAAGGCAAAAGATCTTTCTTACTCGTTATGGATTTAGTGTGATTATCTATTTCTAAATTACCCTATCTTGCACTTCATAGATTTGTTAAATAAAATCTTGAAGATGCCTGAGATTTTGAAATTTAGCTGAATATGCTGGCTACTTGTATTTTGCTCATTCTTTCATATGGTGCCACAAAATTTAGATAAGAACTTATACAGTGGAATGTGAGAATCTAAGTCAAGAACAACATTCAGTagcttctttttctttttctttcagtgTATCAAATTTAAGACAGACCAAGCACAAGATGCAAGGAAGATGGAGAAGTTCAATAATATCTTCTTTACTTTGATGGCTCGGGGACCTGATGGTATTTTCTTGACTCATTATTTTCCGTCTGCGTGTCCATTCACTCCCATCTTAATGTAAGGAAGCAAATAGGGGGGGGGGGTCATTTTCATCTAGCTACCTTTATCTGGG contains:
- the LOC121755365 gene encoding signal recognition particle 9 kDa protein-like gives rise to the protein MVYIESWDDFVEKSVQLFRSDPEKTRYAMKYRHCDGKLVLKVTDDRECIKFKTDQAQDARKMEKFNNIFFTLMARGPDADISEGGGKEQAEAQPARRGRGRKQQ